The sequence CTCATTAAGGGATAAATATGTTAATCAACTCTGTTGTTGATTGGCATTAACTAAATTCCTAGACTTCTTTTTAACTAATCCCAGACCAGCTATTTGATTGTTTCCtcatcttgtcaaatctttttttcaaaactttccattttcctttttatgtttaacacagaCCTGccctgtattcatctctctttttttaactctgctgctgcctgattgtttaTTTCTGGTTCCGAATGAGATTTGTGGTGGATCGGTCAGTTCGTAACCCTGGTGTTCGTATCTCTAAGGTTCGACTGTAGATGCTCTTATACTCCCTCCTTGActgctaatggactggaaagtatttTCTCACCTCATGTGATATGAGTACCTCATACTGTTTCTTTCCAAATTCAGAACGAATATATTTACTGAAGAAATCTACCTTTTTTGCAACATTacatgttttctttctcctctagGAATTGGCCTAAGCCTTTTTGAGTATTTCTTTGGTTTTTAATATACTGAACAACCTCCTTTGTGATCCTGAGACCTGCCACACATGGATTTTTCCCTCATGTCTTTACTGTCCATGATCAATTTTCACAACTTCAATTTTGTATTATTTGCtatttatttaccttttttttcATGAGTTATATATTGCTCTTCTCCCTCCCGCCCTGCCCTACTTAAAAATGTTTTCGCTTTGACACTGAAACACGTGTTTGTCCAAAGCCGTCCACTTCTTTGACTATGGAATTGTGACTTTCTAGCTATCTAATAAATGCTTCTTATAGAATTTCAATTTTCACTTCCCAATTTTCTGTCTAATTTTTTCCTCCCAATAAGTTTTTCTGACATTTTGCCTCAGCTTTGAGGAACTAGCTCTTGTGAAACACTAAGTGTCTACAGGTATTACTGTTAGGGAATAGTTCTCTGTTTGACCATTTGAATGTAAtcacctttatttttttattttcccctcctCTATCACACACCCCCGTCTTTGTCTCTCAATCCAGGAATATTTACTGCGACCATCACCCGAGACCCTGGGCACATTCAGAAAGTCCAGTGGATGTACAATATATGCAGGAGACACCATTCTGCCTCAGAGTTGGACACCTTCTCCCCTACTCCATGTCAGTTTCCAACACAACTcacttcaccaacccctccaccttcattctgctgggcattcctggcctggaggcgGCCCATGCCTTGATCTCCATCCCTTTTTGCACCATGTACGCCATAGCTATCTTGGGAAACTTCACAATCCTGCTAATAGTGAAGAGGGAGACGAGCCTCCAtgggcccatgtactatttcctctgcatgctggctgTCACCGACCTGGTCTTGTCTACGTCCATCCtgcccaaaatgctgagcatcttctggttgaattccagggagatcaatttcagtgcctgcctcacccagctGTACTTCATTCACTGCTTCTCAGTGACCGAGTCTGGGATCTTTGTGGCCATGGCTTTTgatcgctacgtggccatctgTCATCCCCTGAGACATTTCACCATCCTGAGAAACTCTGTGGTGGCAAAGATCGGCCTGGCCGTGGTGCTGCGTGGAGGCATGCTTGTACTGCCCTGTCTCCTCCTGGCGAGGCagtggccatattgcagaaccaacatcatCCCTCACTCGTACTGCGAGCACATGGTCATGGTGAAACTGGCATGCGCAGACATCCGCATCAGCAGTTACTACGGACTCTTTTTGGTATTCTTTGTGACCGGTGTGGATGTGTTTTTTATCGCCATGTCCTATAtccagatcctcagggccatcttcagcctccccacaaaggaCGCTCGGATCAAGACTTTggggacctgcagctcccacctcgGTGTCATTTTAGCCTTTTACATCCCGGTTCTCTTCTCCTTACTCACACACCGGTTTGGGCATAATGTGCCCCTTCATTTCCATATTCTCATGGCCAATGTGTACCTCCTGGTGCCCCCCATGCTGAACCCCATCATCTACGGGGTGAGGACCAAAGAGATTCAGGACAGGTTTCTCCATCTCTTTACTCATAAGCGGATGTAAATGTTTTCTGCTGGTGCTCTGGATCTCAGAAAAAGCTCTTTGTGGAGCTGGCTGGTAACATGGTGCTGGGCCCTCTTCCCCGAGTCACTTCTTAGACGGTCAAAAAGATATTAAATCCTTTCCTGCTCTTACTGTGCTGTGTCAATGTGATAAACAGGGGAATTGCTCTGTGTTCAACTCCTTAACCCATCGGGATGCCATCTTTCTCATTTCTGTTAAATGGACCCCTGAAGCTCTGCCCTCCGCCCAATTCCTTCCTCCAATGCCCAGTCCATGCTCCACATGTCACCTCAAGCCTCCAACCATTTCTGTGCTTTACCCCAAAAGGCCCCGCCCCTCTTGTTCACTCCTCTCCGTCTCTTCCACCCTCACTCACCGAAtcacctccctctcccaccacctcagCGGGGCTCCATAGGATCCGGGGGTGggactggagctgctgcagccttagAAAGAGCCTGCAGTGAGTACAGTGAGGACACAGTGTCTGGCCGACATGCCACTTAGGAGCAGAGAGGGAAGCCAGGGTGAGATTATGCATCATACAGGTTGTGGGCCCTACAGCTCATATACAAAATTCTGAGGGCATAGACCATTGTATGACTTATTTCTTTAGCTTCTGGCTCCCTTTTGTTCCTCCTGCAATGGGGATGGGCTGGGAGCTGTTTTCCCTGAGCCAGGCCTTGCGGACAGGGCAAGGGATCAGCTTTGAAGCTAGGTGGACAGCTTTGAAGCAACAGCGGAGAGAGGCAGAAGGATCAGCCCCTGTTTTATCTGGGAAGCTGGGATGCTGGACAGAGGCTGGGGTGGCTGCAGTAGCTCACATGGAGGGAAATAAACCACATACCTGCCATTAGCTGGGTATTTACAAAAATACACGGCACCTtatctgtaaaggttatgatctactgaatatattcatcccagttgtatgcatgcatcatttttctatttgaagttatgaatactggccATGTACTTGTTT is a genomic window of Lepidochelys kempii isolate rLepKem1 chromosome 1, rLepKem1.hap2, whole genome shotgun sequence containing:
- the LOC140914268 gene encoding olfactory receptor 52J3-like, with protein sequence MQETPFCLRVGHLLPYSMSVSNTTHFTNPSTFILLGIPGLEAAHALISIPFCTMYAIAILGNFTILLIVKRETSLHGPMYYFLCMLAVTDLVLSTSILPKMLSIFWLNSREINFSACLTQLYFIHCFSVTESGIFVAMAFDRYVAICHPLRHFTILRNSVVAKIGLAVVLRGGMLVLPCLLLARQWPYCRTNIIPHSYCEHMVMVKLACADIRISSYYGLFLVFFVTGVDVFFIAMSYIQILRAIFSLPTKDARIKTLGTCSSHLGVILAFYIPVLFSLLTHRFGHNVPLHFHILMANVYLLVPPMLNPIIYGVRTKEIQDRFLHLFTHKRM